One Tachypleus tridentatus isolate NWPU-2018 chromosome 3, ASM421037v1, whole genome shotgun sequence DNA window includes the following coding sequences:
- the Sdc gene encoding syndecan, with protein MIKVTTTTTTQPDHKNHIPDTLKPTKSDPAIRKTNNAPPGPRGKESPDESWEDNNIHILGHMQEETSSSFFAQPGILASVIGGAVIALMCTILMVMFIVYRMKKKDEGSYVVGDSKGSKDNAYEKGKNKEIFA; from the exons ATGATCAaggttacaacaacaacaacaacacagccAGATCATAAAAATCACATCCCTGACACCTTAAAACCAACAAAATCTGATcctgcaataagaaaaacaaataatgctCCCCCTGGACCTAGGGGTAAGGAAAGTCCAGATGAAAGCTGGGAAGATAATAATATCCACATCTTGGGGCACATGCAGGAGGAAACTAGTTCTTCATTCTTTGCACAACCTGGAATATTAGCTT CTGTAATTGGAGGTGCGGTCATAGCACTAATGTGTACCATTCTCATGGTTATGTTCATTGTCTACCggatgaaaaaaaaagatgaaggAAGTTACGTTGTAGGTGATAGTAAGGGGTCAAAAGATAACGCGTACGAGAAAGGGAAAAACAAGGAAATATTCGCATAG